The following proteins are co-located in the Candidatus Hydrogenedentota bacterium genome:
- a CDS encoding NAD(P)-binding domain-containing protein, with the protein MAQQRIGLIGLGSMGRGMGGNLLKHGFPLTVYDVNPDAAESLPGAMVALTPRAVAERSDIVITVLPDGPDVEAAALGPDGIAAGARPGTLLVDCSTVSP; encoded by the coding sequence ATGGCGCAGCAGCGGATCGGCCTGATCGGGCTCGGCTCGATGGGGCGCGGGATGGGTGGGAACCTGCTGAAGCATGGTTTTCCGCTGACGGTCTACGACGTGAACCCGGACGCGGCCGAGTCGCTGCCCGGGGCGATGGTGGCGCTGACGCCGCGCGCCGTGGCCGAACGCTCCGACATCGTCATCACCGTGCTGCCGGATGGGCCGGATGTGGAGGCGGCGGCACTCGGGCCTGACGGGATCGCCGCCGGGGCGAGGCCGGGGACGCTGCTGGTCGATTGCAGCACGGTCTCCCCGG
- a CDS encoding prolyl oligopeptidase family serine peptidase, with the protein MITAQAHADRVGRVFVARDYWGRLAHEIPEAMKRASTHHRLREIKTPLLILHGDRATRVPPQESAQVAATMAAAGLPHEYVVYPGEGHGFRHRAHRVDCCERMIAWVRN; encoded by the coding sequence ATGATCACGGCGCAGGCGCACGCCGACCGGGTGGGGCGCGTCTTCGTGGCGCGCGACTACTGGGGGCGGCTAGCGCACGAGATCCCGGAGGCGATGAAGCGGGCCTCGACGCACCATCGATTGCGGGAGATCAAGACGCCGCTGCTGATCCTGCACGGCGACCGCGCCACGCGCGTGCCGCCGCAGGAATCGGCGCAAGTCGCCGCGACGATGGCGGCGGCGGGGCTGCCGCACGAGTACGTCGTCTACCCCGGCGAGGGGCACGGCTTCCGCCACCGCGCGCACCGGGTCGATTGCTGCGAGCGGATGATCGCCTGGGTGCGCAATTAG
- a CDS encoding prolyl oligopeptidase family serine peptidase — protein sequence MSHPQRGGQTLDAVAAGEWLRPQPYIAKVGIYGQSYGGFLTLHAIVAAPDLLMRRSISTARRT from the coding sequence ATGTCCCATCCCCAGCGGGGTGGACAGACGCTCGACGCGGTCGCGGCGGGGGAGTGGCTGCGCCCCCAGCCCTACATCGCGAAGGTCGGCATCTACGGGCAGAGTTACGGCGGCTTCCTGACGCTGCACGCGATCGTCGCCGCGCCCGATCTCTTGATGCGGCGATCGATCTCTACGGCAAGACGAACATGA